In a genomic window of Asticcacaulis sp.:
- a CDS encoding heme o synthase, translated as MEANLRDAYASKAMRGSPRDYFQLLKPRVMSLVVFTGFTGLIISQSWANIHMNPLLAAVAVFCIAIGAGAAGALNMAIEGETDALMRRTRMRPVAAGRVTKSDAYAFGGVLAFLSVALMWLAFPDGLAAGLLALTIAYYVVFYTLILKRRTPQNIVIGGAAGAFPPVIGWAAATGHAPIEAWILFAIIFLWTPPHSWALALYTTEDYANAGIPMMPVAKGAKSTRLQILLYSLVMAPVACLPIAFHMGGLVYAAVSILGGAFFIYLAVRVFLSRAGDHPEGGEASLYDVKKEALAARNLFAFSILYLTALFATLLVEHVITGLMS; from the coding sequence ATGGAAGCGAATCTGCGCGACGCCTATGCCTCAAAGGCCATGCGCGGATCGCCGCGTGACTATTTCCAGCTTTTGAAGCCGCGCGTCATGTCGCTGGTCGTCTTCACCGGCTTTACCGGCCTGATCATTTCCCAGTCCTGGGCCAACATCCATATGAATCCACTGCTGGCGGCGGTAGCGGTTTTCTGCATCGCCATCGGTGCAGGGGCGGCCGGCGCGCTCAATATGGCGATCGAAGGCGAGACCGACGCCCTGATGCGCCGCACCCGGATGCGCCCCGTCGCGGCCGGTCGGGTGACCAAAAGCGATGCCTATGCCTTTGGCGGCGTGCTGGCCTTCCTGTCTGTGGCCCTGATGTGGCTCGCCTTTCCGGATGGTCTTGCGGCCGGCCTGCTGGCCCTGACCATTGCCTATTATGTCGTCTTCTACACTCTGATCCTGAAGCGCCGTACGCCGCAGAATATTGTTATTGGCGGGGCAGCGGGTGCCTTTCCGCCGGTGATCGGCTGGGCGGCGGCTACCGGCCATGCGCCGATCGAGGCATGGATATTGTTCGCCATCATCTTCCTGTGGACCCCGCCGCATAGCTGGGCGCTGGCTCTCTATACCACCGAAGACTACGCCAATGCCGGCATTCCCATGATGCCGGTGGCTAAAGGGGCCAAATCGACCCGCTTGCAAATCCTGCTTTATTCGCTGGTGATGGCGCCGGTAGCCTGCCTGCCGATTGCCTTCCATATGGGCGGACTGGTCTATGCGGCGGTCTCCATCCTCGGCGGCGCCTTCTTCATCTATCTGGCCGTGCGCGTCTTTTTGTCGCGTGCCGGCGATCACCCGGAAGGTGGTGAGGCCAGCCTATACGATGTTAAGAAGGAAGCCCTGGCCGCGCGTAACCTGTTTGCCTTTTCCATCCTTTATCTGACGGCACTGTTCGCCACCCTGCTGGTCGAACACGTCATTACCGGACTGATGTCATGA
- the ctaD gene encoding cytochrome c oxidase subunit I, whose product MSSTAITHERDTHADSHAHDAHEHKPGFFARWVFTTNHKDIGTLYLIFAIMAGLVGGAFSGLIRWELAEPGLQVFMKGSMLDSMGLFNLSNPDHAKHAFNSVVTAHAVIMIFFMVMPATMGGFANWFVPIMIGSPDMAFPRLNNISFWLLVASWILLCTSIFTPSGHWGEHGFAGGWTMYPPMSSHTGSPGPAMDLVILSFHLAGASSILGSINFITTIFNMRAPGMTLHRMPLFAWAILVTAFLLLLSLPVLAGAITMLLTDRNFGTSFFDPTGGGDPIMFQHLFWFFGHPEVYILILPGFGIISHIVSTFSRKPVFGYLAMAYAMMAIGFVGFIVWAHHMYTVGMSFDLRAYFVLATMVIAVPTGVKVFSWIATMWGGSLWFTVPMQWAIGFIFLFTVGGVTGVVLSNAAVDYSLQDTYYVVAHFHYVLSLGAVFSIFAGFYYWFEKMFGVKYNKWLGGAHFWIMFVGVNLIFFPQHFLGLQGMPRRYVDYPEGFAYWNKISSIGYAITAVGVVVFLIMCLEAAIVRRKGEANPWGEGATTLEWTLSSPPPYHQFSELPVIKEDEDAHH is encoded by the coding sequence ATGTCTTCAACTGCCATCACTCATGAACGCGATACCCACGCGGACAGCCATGCGCATGACGCGCACGAACACAAGCCGGGCTTCTTCGCCCGCTGGGTGTTCACCACCAACCACAAGGACATCGGCACCCTTTACCTGATCTTCGCCATCATGGCCGGTCTGGTCGGCGGCGCCTTTTCGGGCCTGATCCGCTGGGAACTGGCCGAGCCCGGCCTCCAGGTCTTCATGAAGGGCTCGATGCTCGATTCCATGGGCCTGTTCAACCTGTCGAACCCCGACCACGCCAAACACGCCTTTAACTCTGTGGTCACGGCCCACGCCGTCATCATGATCTTCTTCATGGTCATGCCGGCCACGATGGGCGGCTTCGCCAACTGGTTCGTACCGATCATGATCGGTTCGCCCGACATGGCCTTCCCGCGTTTGAACAATATCTCGTTCTGGCTGCTGGTCGCTTCGTGGATACTGCTCTGCACCTCGATCTTCACGCCTTCGGGGCACTGGGGCGAGCATGGCTTCGCCGGCGGCTGGACCATGTACCCGCCAATGTCGAGCCATACGGGCTCGCCCGGACCGGCCATGGACCTCGTCATCCTGTCGTTCCACCTGGCCGGTGCCTCGTCGATTCTCGGTTCGATCAATTTCATCACCACCATCTTCAATATGCGCGCGCCGGGCATGACCCTGCACCGTATGCCGCTGTTCGCCTGGGCTATCCTGGTCACCGCCTTCCTGCTGCTGCTGTCCCTGCCTGTTCTGGCCGGCGCCATCACCATGCTGCTGACCGACCGTAACTTCGGCACTTCGTTCTTCGATCCGACCGGCGGCGGCGATCCGATCATGTTCCAGCACCTGTTCTGGTTCTTCGGTCACCCGGAAGTTTACATCCTCATCCTGCCGGGCTTCGGCATCATCTCGCACATCGTTTCGACCTTCTCGCGCAAGCCCGTCTTCGGCTATCTCGCCATGGCCTACGCCATGATGGCCATCGGCTTCGTCGGCTTCATCGTGTGGGCGCACCACATGTACACGGTCGGTATGTCGTTCGATCTGCGCGCCTATTTCGTTCTGGCCACCATGGTCATCGCCGTGCCCACCGGCGTGAAGGTGTTCTCGTGGATCGCCACCATGTGGGGTGGGTCTCTGTGGTTCACCGTACCGATGCAGTGGGCGATCGGCTTCATCTTCCTGTTCACGGTCGGTGGCGTCACCGGCGTCGTCCTCTCGAATGCCGCGGTCGATTACAGCCTGCAGGATACCTATTACGTTGTCGCGCACTTCCACTATGTGCTGTCGCTCGGCGCCGTCTTCTCGATCTTCGCCGGCTTCTACTACTGGTTCGAGAAGATGTTCGGCGTGAAGTACAATAAGTGGCTCGGCGGGGCGCACTTCTGGATCATGTTCGTCGGCGTCAACCTGATCTTCTTCCCGCAGCACTTCCTGGGTCTGCAAGGTATGCCGCGCCGCTATGTCGATTATCCGGAAGGTTTTGCCTACTGGAACAAGATTTCCTCGATCGGTTATGCCATTACGGCGGTCGGCGTCGTGGTCTTCCTGATTATGTGCCTGGAAGCCGCTATCGTCCGCCGCAAGGGTGAGGCTAATCCATGGGGCGAGGGCGCCACTACCCTGGAATGGACCCTGTCGTCGCCGCCGCCTTATCACCAGTTCTCGGAACTGCCGGTAATAAAAGAAGACGAAGACGCACATCACTAA
- the coxB gene encoding cytochrome c oxidase subunit II: MSVSAFAEDVMGQPTDKAMGWQPAGSALKRQTEWFYNDLLFPIIVAICLLVAGLLLWIMVRYNKKANPVPAKFSHNTLIEIIWTVIPVLILVVIAIFSLSLLRDYNDMPKPDVVVKATGNQWFWTYDYPELGVTDIESRLREDAKDIKTAKAAGVPYLLEVDNALVVPVNKVIHVQTTGADVIHSFTVPAFGFKIDAIPGRLNNTWFKAEKIGTYYGQCSELCGKDHAYMPIEVKVVSDADFDAFIIKNGGKTRAMIASEAAASAAAAEEAAASAATAASASAEAAASAAPASAAATPANASASAAPASGAAAAH, from the coding sequence ATGTCGGTCTCGGCCTTTGCCGAGGACGTGATGGGACAGCCGACGGACAAGGCCATGGGCTGGCAGCCGGCGGGTTCGGCGCTGAAGCGCCAGACGGAATGGTTTTATAATGACCTTTTGTTCCCTATCATTGTCGCTATTTGTCTGCTGGTCGCTGGCCTGCTGCTGTGGATCATGGTCCGCTACAACAAGAAAGCCAATCCGGTCCCGGCCAAGTTCTCGCACAACACCCTGATCGAGATCATCTGGACGGTCATCCCCGTGCTGATTCTCGTCGTCATCGCCATTTTCTCGCTCAGCCTGCTGCGCGACTACAATGACATGCCGAAGCCCGATGTCGTGGTGAAGGCGACCGGAAACCAATGGTTCTGGACCTATGACTACCCCGAACTGGGCGTGACCGATATCGAATCGCGTCTGCGTGAAGACGCCAAGGACATCAAAACCGCCAAGGCCGCTGGTGTCCCATATCTGCTGGAAGTCGATAATGCTTTGGTCGTGCCGGTCAACAAGGTCATCCACGTCCAGACGACCGGCGCCGATGTCATCCACTCCTTCACCGTTCCGGCCTTCGGCTTCAAGATCGACGCCATTCCCGGCCGCCTGAACAACACCTGGTTCAAGGCCGAGAAGATCGGCACCTATTACGGCCAGTGCTCCGAGCTTTGCGGCAAGGACCACGCCTACATGCCGATCGAGGTCAAGGTGGTCAGTGATGCCGACTTCGACGCCTTCATCATCAAGAACGGCGGCAAGACCCGTGCCATGATCGCTTCGGAAGCCGCGGCCTCTGCCGCCGCCGCTGAGGAAGCCGCCGCCTCCGCCGCTACGGCTGCCAGCGCTTCTGCCGAGGCCGCAGCCTCCGCCGCGCCGGCTTCCGCTGCCGCTACGCCCGCTAACGCCTCAGCCTCTGCCGCGCCCGCTTCCGGTGCGGCCGCCGCGCACTAA
- the tldD gene encoding metalloprotease TldD yields the protein MADSLDASNATYGQDWGDFDLAGAHGVLEEALKGADDGEIFIEKRESESLMFDDGRLKASAYGADQGFGLRVVAGETIGFANSAELSLEAIHRAAEAAVLAKTGKPVNVSLTSNPVRSNQSYYQAHDPLSEMAFADKIALLQAMDAYARQKHSGVVQVSASLACDKRAITILRSGGELYHDYRPLVRLNVSVSVERNGRRETASSGGGGRISWFDITAPEKWQAQVDEAIRQALVNIDAVAAPAGEMDIVLGPGWPGVLLHEAVGHGLEGDFNRKGTSAFSGKMGKQVAAKGVTIVDDGTVPDARGSLNIDDEGTATSCTTLIEDGTLVGYMHDRLSARQMGAKATGNGRRQSYAHQPLPRMTNTFMRPSQDKLDDMIANTKKGLYAVNFGGGQVDITNGKFVFQCTEAYLIEDGKIGAPVKGATLIGDGPAAMQQVDMIGDDFKFDPGVGTCGKAGQSLPVGIGQPSLRIRGLTVGGTS from the coding sequence ATGGCCGACTCCCTTGACGCTTCCAACGCTACTTATGGACAGGATTGGGGCGATTTCGATCTCGCCGGCGCTCATGGCGTCCTTGAAGAGGCGCTCAAGGGCGCCGATGATGGCGAAATCTTCATAGAGAAGCGCGAATCCGAATCCCTGATGTTCGATGACGGCCGCCTGAAGGCGTCGGCCTATGGCGCCGACCAGGGCTTTGGCTTGCGCGTCGTGGCCGGAGAGACCATCGGCTTCGCCAACAGCGCCGAGTTGTCGCTGGAGGCCATTCATCGCGCCGCCGAAGCCGCTGTCCTGGCCAAGACCGGCAAGCCGGTCAATGTCAGCCTGACCAGCAATCCGGTGCGCTCCAACCAGTCCTATTACCAGGCCCATGACCCCTTAAGCGAAATGGCCTTTGCCGACAAGATCGCCCTGCTCCAGGCCATGGATGCCTATGCCCGCCAAAAGCATTCCGGCGTGGTGCAGGTGTCGGCCTCGCTGGCCTGTGACAAGCGCGCCATCACCATCCTGCGGTCGGGTGGTGAACTTTATCACGATTACCGCCCCCTCGTCCGCCTGAATGTCAGCGTGTCAGTCGAGCGCAATGGCCGGCGCGAGACCGCCTCGTCAGGTGGCGGCGGACGTATCTCGTGGTTTGATATCACCGCGCCGGAAAAGTGGCAGGCGCAGGTCGACGAGGCCATCCGCCAGGCCCTCGTCAATATTGACGCCGTCGCCGCCCCCGCCGGTGAAATGGATATTGTGCTTGGGCCAGGCTGGCCGGGCGTTTTGCTGCATGAAGCGGTCGGTCACGGCCTGGAAGGCGACTTCAACCGCAAGGGCACTTCGGCTTTTTCCGGCAAGATGGGCAAGCAGGTCGCAGCTAAAGGTGTCACCATCGTCGATGATGGCACCGTGCCCGACGCCCGTGGCTCGCTCAATATTGACGATGAAGGCACCGCCACTTCCTGCACTACGCTCATCGAGGACGGCACCCTGGTCGGCTACATGCACGACCGCCTCTCCGCCCGCCAGATGGGCGCCAAAGCCACCGGTAACGGCCGGCGCCAGTCCTATGCCCACCAACCCCTGCCCCGCATGACCAATACCTTCATGCGCCCGAGCCAGGACAAGCTGGACGACATGATCGCCAACACGAAGAAGGGGCTCTACGCCGTCAATTTCGGTGGCGGCCAGGTCGATATCACCAATGGCAAGTTCGTTTTCCAGTGTACCGAAGCCTATCTGATCGAGGACGGTAAGATCGGCGCACCGGTCAAGGGCGCTACCCTGATTGGCGATGGTCCGGCAGCCATGCAACAGGTCGACATGATCGGCGACGACTTCAAGTTCGATCCCGGCGTCGGCACCTGCGGTAAGGCCGGCCAGAGCCTGCCTGTGGGAATCGGCCAGCCGTCCCTGCGCATTCGCGGCCTGACGGTCGGCGGCACCAGCTAA
- a CDS encoding glutamate--cysteine ligase, which translates to MADLVSYFEAGNKPRENWRIGAEHEKFAFHLDTLRRPTYEGPSGIEAMLVGLERFGWKPYYENGKIIALLKNGASVTLEPGGQFELSGAPLETLHDICNETGQHLEEVKTVASELKLGFIGLGFSPLWTRVETPVMPKGRYNIMRAYMPKVGKLGLDMMLRTCTVQANLDYADEADMVLKFRTSLALQPIATALFANSPFIEGKPSGFLSARANVWTDTDPDRTGMLDFVFEDGFGFERYARYALDVPMYFVKREGAANGGYIDASGQDFKAFLKGELPALPGELPTMDDWADHLTTLFPEVRLKKYLEMRGADAGPWGRLCALPALWAGLLYDQPSLEAAWELVRGWTNDDHNTLRGMAAKTGLKGEIAGRPVKDWAMDVLEIAKHGLKNRNRLSGGMVDETGYLSELFEIADSGLTPADRLLEKFNGVWQGDFRKLYEAEAY; encoded by the coding sequence ATGGCCGATCTGGTCAGTTATTTTGAAGCCGGTAACAAGCCGCGCGAAAATTGGCGCATCGGCGCCGAGCACGAGAAGTTTGCCTTTCATCTCGATACCCTGCGCCGCCCAACCTATGAGGGTCCGTCTGGTATCGAGGCCATGCTGGTGGGGCTGGAGCGCTTTGGCTGGAAGCCCTATTATGAGAACGGCAAGATCATCGCCCTGCTGAAGAACGGCGCCTCGGTGACTCTGGAACCGGGCGGCCAGTTCGAGCTTTCGGGCGCGCCGCTGGAAACCCTCCACGATATCTGCAACGAGACCGGCCAGCACCTGGAAGAGGTCAAGACGGTCGCTTCCGAGCTGAAGCTTGGCTTTATCGGCCTCGGTTTCTCGCCGCTGTGGACGCGCGTGGAAACGCCGGTCATGCCCAAGGGGCGCTATAACATCATGCGCGCCTATATGCCGAAGGTTGGTAAGCTGGGGCTTGATATGATGCTGCGTACCTGCACCGTGCAGGCCAATCTCGACTATGCCGACGAGGCCGATATGGTGCTGAAATTCCGCACCTCCCTGGCCCTGCAACCGATCGCTACGGCGCTCTTCGCCAATTCGCCCTTTATCGAGGGTAAGCCGAGCGGTTTCCTGTCTGCGCGCGCTAATGTCTGGACCGACACTGATCCGGACCGCACCGGTATGCTGGATTTCGTGTTCGAGGACGGCTTCGGTTTCGAGCGCTACGCCAGATACGCGCTCGACGTGCCGATGTATTTCGTCAAGCGCGAGGGCGCGGCGAACGGCGGCTATATCGATGCCTCCGGCCAGGATTTCAAGGCTTTCCTCAAGGGCGAACTGCCGGCCCTGCCGGGCGAGTTGCCGACTATGGACGATTGGGCCGACCATCTGACCACCCTGTTCCCCGAAGTGCGTCTCAAGAAGTATCTCGAAATGCGCGGCGCCGATGCCGGACCGTGGGGACGCCTGTGCGCCCTGCCGGCGCTGTGGGCGGGCCTGCTCTATGACCAGCCGTCACTGGAAGCGGCGTGGGAACTGGTCAGGGGCTGGACGAATGACGATCACAACACCCTGCGCGGCATGGCGGCTAAAACCGGCCTCAAGGGCGAGATCGCAGGCCGTCCGGTCAAGGACTGGGCGATGGACGTGCTGGAGATCGCCAAACATGGCCTGAAGAACCGCAACCGTCTGTCCGGCGGGATGGTCGATGAAACCGGATACTTAAGCGAACTGTTCGAGATCGCCGACAGTGGGCTTACGCCGGCCGACCGTCTGCTGGAAAAGTTCAACGGCGTCTGGCAGGGCGATTTCCGCAAGCTGTACGAAGCGGAAGCTTATTAG